A stretch of Paludisphaera borealis DNA encodes these proteins:
- a CDS encoding sensor histidine kinase has protein sequence MSLVTRVSVAFLVALALALGGFSASLYYLAGLRLRLALDQELEATLDRFPDRPEGQTGRVTWAIYDESGRRAEGTPGVGRPMVLDGRDLGPLAIDVATTIEGADGLRWRVLARKIGGGRPHGGSPEAKGEGRRPERRPRDEHKGATAHERPSRVLAAWSSIEPVEAEIRWLAAILPLISVGLWTLAAVIGRHFARRALAPLMLMAESAGSMPFDDGRLPSPGTRDELEEFARSFNGLLDRLYVALERQKQFTGQASHQLRTPLAALIAAIEVARRRRRTVDEHERVLDRLHDDAGRLWRVIEALLFLARADAEAELPNLERMDLAAWASDHLRAWSGHDRAADLRFEGCDGDPPWTRAHQPLIGQLLDNLLENACKYSEPGTPIVVRAWSEPDAVALSVEDRGGGIPNGELPRIFEPFYRAESARRLGHAGVGLGLAVAHRIAEAHGGAIAVESEPGRGSRFLLRLPRVPASGFATAVIDHPEPVRPTSG, from the coding sequence ATGAGTCTCGTGACGCGCGTCTCGGTCGCCTTCCTCGTGGCCCTGGCTTTGGCTCTCGGCGGGTTCTCCGCATCCTTGTACTACCTCGCCGGGCTGCGTCTCCGACTCGCCCTGGACCAGGAGTTGGAGGCGACGCTCGACCGCTTCCCGGATCGCCCCGAAGGGCAGACCGGACGCGTGACCTGGGCCATCTACGACGAGTCGGGGCGGAGGGCGGAGGGGACGCCGGGCGTCGGACGGCCGATGGTCCTGGACGGCCGTGACCTCGGCCCCCTCGCGATCGACGTGGCGACGACTATCGAGGGGGCCGACGGCCTTCGATGGCGGGTGCTGGCGAGGAAGATCGGCGGCGGACGCCCGCATGGCGGATCGCCCGAGGCGAAAGGCGAGGGACGTCGCCCGGAGCGGCGGCCGCGAGACGAGCACAAGGGCGCAACGGCCCACGAGCGGCCGAGCCGGGTGCTGGCCGCGTGGTCCTCGATCGAGCCGGTGGAGGCCGAGATCCGATGGCTGGCGGCCATCCTGCCGCTGATCTCGGTGGGACTCTGGACGCTGGCCGCGGTGATCGGTCGTCATTTCGCCCGTCGCGCCCTCGCCCCGCTGATGCTTATGGCGGAGTCGGCCGGCAGCATGCCCTTCGACGACGGCCGGCTGCCCAGCCCCGGAACGCGCGACGAGCTGGAGGAGTTCGCCCGCAGTTTCAACGGGCTCCTCGACCGCCTGTATGTGGCGCTGGAACGGCAGAAGCAGTTCACCGGACAGGCGTCCCACCAGCTCCGGACGCCGCTGGCCGCCCTGATCGCCGCGATCGAGGTCGCCCGCCGTCGCCGGCGAACCGTCGATGAGCACGAGCGCGTGCTGGACCGGCTCCACGACGACGCCGGCCGACTCTGGCGCGTCATCGAGGCGCTGCTGTTCCTTGCGCGGGCTGACGCCGAGGCCGAACTGCCCAACCTGGAACGCATGGATCTCGCCGCGTGGGCCTCCGACCACCTCCGCGCCTGGTCCGGCCACGACCGGGCGGCGGATCTCCGGTTCGAGGGGTGCGACGGAGACCCGCCCTGGACCCGGGCGCACCAGCCGCTGATCGGCCAGTTGCTGGACAATCTGCTTGAGAACGCATGCAAATATAGCGAGCCCGGCACGCCGATCGTCGTCCGCGCCTGGAGCGAGCCCGACGCCGTCGCGTTATCGGTTGAAGACCGCGGGGGCGGCATCCCGAATGGGGAACTCCCGCGCATCTTCGAGCCGTTCTATCGCGCCGAGTCGGCCCGCCGGCTCGGTCATGCGGGGGTCGGGCTGGGCCTGGCCGTCGCCCATCGCATCGCCGAGGCGCACGGAGGCGCGATCGCCGTGGAGAGCGAGCCGGGTCGTGGCAGTCGCTTCCTACTCCGTCTGCCTCGGGTGCCGGCGTCGGGCTTCGCCACGGCGGTCATCGATCACCCCGAGCCGGTCCGCCCGACCTCGGGATAG
- a CDS encoding class I SAM-dependent methyltransferase, with translation MNKSMLLSAFFITGAGGMMGCQKPTESAAPFVESKQVAEQGLEQEGANMHGEHGHHHGGFDDPKLFETRWNDPDRDKWQHPEEIVAALALTPGATVADIGAGTGYMVAHLSEAVGERGTVIPIDVEQAMITYLTRRGEELGPAKIVPHKARGDSPELHDDSVDGVITLNTWHHIKGREAYAKKVYAGLKRGGRFVVVDSEVDAESGPPKEMRLAAGRVVKELETAGFRAEIARESMPQHYMIVGYKD, from the coding sequence ATGAACAAATCAATGCTTCTGTCTGCATTTTTTATTACGGGAGCGGGAGGAATGATGGGGTGCCAGAAGCCCACAGAGAGCGCCGCGCCGTTCGTCGAGAGCAAACAGGTCGCCGAGCAAGGTCTTGAGCAAGAAGGAGCGAACATGCACGGAGAGCACGGACATCACCACGGTGGCTTCGACGATCCCAAACTGTTCGAAACGCGGTGGAACGACCCAGATCGCGACAAATGGCAGCACCCAGAGGAGATCGTCGCGGCTCTTGCCCTGACGCCCGGAGCGACGGTGGCAGACATCGGCGCGGGGACGGGCTACATGGTGGCGCACCTGAGCGAGGCGGTGGGGGAGCGCGGCACGGTGATCCCGATCGACGTCGAGCAGGCGATGATCACGTATCTGACGAGGCGCGGCGAAGAACTGGGACCAGCCAAGATCGTGCCCCACAAGGCGAGAGGAGACAGCCCGGAGCTACATGACGACAGCGTGGACGGCGTGATCACATTGAACACCTGGCATCACATCAAGGGGCGAGAGGCCTATGCCAAGAAGGTGTATGCGGGGTTGAAACGTGGGGGGAGATTCGTGGTGGTGGATTCCGAAGTCGACGCGGAGTCAGGGCCGCCGAAGGAGATGCGGCTCGCAGCAGGGCGGGTCGTGAAGGAGCTTGAAACGGCCGGCTTTCGCGCTGAGATCGCGCGCGAATCGATGCCGCAGCACTATATGATCGTAGGTTATAAGGATTAG
- a CDS encoding YncE family protein, with the protein MRLIIRLILLVLALSGAAPGEEKSPSTLLVLNKGHRGSTRPSELAIVDPATGHVTARIPTGMESHEVAVTPDGRLAVVTNTGPYSDPGHTLSVIDLKARKEIHRVDLGPLPNPHGIAWHDGKFYFTAEGARLIARYDPATDSVDWMMGVGQNSIHMLVFSKDGKKIFTANRGSGSVGVVSPSPVGGPGGGRPGGLSGEAPGGGPGGGRQGGGLGGRSPGGPSQVLIPVKAGPEGIDVTPDGAQVWVGCRGAISIIDAVGDQVIGTIETGGGGVNRIKFAPDGKRALATHMGPLIVLDVASRKEIKRIDTGGGGSSILITPDGKQAYIGMTEKDKVAVVDLDKLEVVSTLETGEGPDGMAWVGR; encoded by the coding sequence ATGAGACTGATAATCCGGCTGATTCTACTCGTACTGGCTCTGTCCGGCGCCGCGCCGGGCGAGGAGAAGTCCCCCTCCACGTTGCTGGTCTTGAACAAGGGGCATCGGGGTTCGACCCGGCCGAGCGAACTCGCCATCGTCGACCCGGCCACTGGCCACGTGACCGCCCGGATTCCTACCGGGATGGAGTCCCATGAAGTGGCCGTCACTCCCGATGGGAGGCTGGCCGTGGTCACCAATACGGGCCCTTATTCCGACCCAGGCCACACCCTTTCGGTGATCGACCTGAAGGCCCGAAAAGAGATCCATCGCGTCGATCTCGGCCCGCTCCCGAACCCTCACGGGATCGCCTGGCACGACGGCAAGTTCTACTTCACCGCCGAGGGCGCAAGGCTCATCGCACGATACGACCCGGCGACGGACTCCGTCGATTGGATGATGGGCGTCGGGCAGAATTCCATTCACATGCTGGTTTTCAGCAAGGACGGAAAGAAGATCTTCACTGCGAATCGCGGCTCGGGGTCGGTCGGGGTGGTCTCGCCTTCACCCGTCGGGGGGCCTGGCGGCGGTCGTCCCGGCGGCCTGAGTGGCGAAGCTCCCGGCGGCGGTCCTGGCGGGGGCCGTCAGGGTGGCGGCCTTGGAGGCCGTAGTCCCGGGGGGCCGAGCCAGGTCCTCATCCCGGTGAAGGCAGGCCCCGAAGGTATCGACGTCACGCCTGACGGCGCGCAGGTCTGGGTCGGCTGCCGTGGCGCGATCTCGATCATCGACGCGGTCGGCGACCAGGTCATCGGCACCATCGAGACCGGCGGAGGCGGCGTCAACCGAATCAAGTTCGCGCCCGACGGCAAGCGGGCGCTCGCCACCCACATGGGGCCGTTGATCGTGCTGGACGTGGCGTCGCGTAAGGAAATCAAGCGAATCGACACCGGCGGCGGCGGCTCGAGCATCCTCATCACGCCCGACGGCAAGCAAGCCTACATCGGGATGACCGAGAAGGACAAGGTCGCCGTCGTAGACCTCGACAAGCTGGAGGTCGTCTCGACGCTCGAAACCGGCGAGGGACCGGATGGCATGGCATGGGTCGGACGGTGA
- a CDS encoding intradiol ring-cleavage dioxygenase, whose translation MSTHFFKSNRRHFLGALALGASSAFTVRGAFAEELTRTPTTNEGPFFPNKLPLDTDNDLLIINDAITPAVGEVTHLSGRLLDAKGAPLRNAVIEIWQCDRDGIYLKQHTRDGDPFDTNFQGYGRFLTSSTGEYYFRTIKPVPYHGRPAAHIHARIWKGDKKLLTTECFIKGSPKNEQDGQFKQIRARDPKGHETLCLDFAAIKGSKIGELAAKWDIVLGYSPEA comes from the coding sequence ATGTCCACGCATTTCTTCAAAAGCAATCGACGCCATTTCCTCGGCGCGCTCGCCCTCGGCGCCTCTTCCGCGTTCACCGTCCGAGGCGCCTTCGCCGAGGAATTGACCCGGACTCCGACCACGAACGAGGGGCCGTTCTTCCCGAACAAGCTCCCGCTCGACACCGACAATGACCTGTTGATCATCAACGACGCGATCACCCCGGCGGTCGGCGAGGTCACGCACCTTAGCGGCCGGCTCCTCGACGCCAAGGGCGCCCCGCTGCGCAACGCCGTCATCGAGATCTGGCAATGCGACAGGGACGGCATTTACCTCAAGCAGCACACGCGGGACGGCGACCCGTTCGACACGAACTTCCAGGGATACGGGCGTTTTCTGACCAGCTCGACCGGCGAATACTACTTCCGCACGATCAAGCCGGTCCCCTACCACGGCCGCCCCGCGGCGCACATCCACGCTCGGATCTGGAAGGGGGACAAGAAGCTGCTCACGACCGAGTGCTTCATCAAGGGATCTCCCAAGAATGAGCAGGACGGGCAGTTCAAGCAGATCCGGGCCCGCGACCCCAAGGGCCACGAGACTCTTTGCCTGGATTTCGCCGCGATCAAAGGGTCGAAGATCGGCGAACTCGCTGCGAAGTGGGACATCGTCCTGGGATACAGCCCGGAAGCCTGA
- a CDS encoding NAD(P)/FAD-dependent oxidoreductase, which produces MSRRQAVALAAGSAGMVLGVGAVEAQEKAPTARPIRRFDVVVVGGGPAGLSAALVLGRACLEVLVCDSGKGRNAPAAGVHGFLTQDGTPPAELRRIGREQLRPYEVAFREEAVVDARKAGGGFEVTLAEGDVVACRKLILATGLVDALPEIPGLRELWGVGVIHCPYCHGWEHRGQPWAVLAPPEEAVELTTLLLGWTHQLTLLTDGPSALVPEDKAWLEERAVEVVEGRVERLEGDGGRLRAIQLDGGRRLEREVLFVRTRLRQPSNLAERLGGEVVADGPKAGMVRTDPFGATSVEGLYVVGDASDAGMPSVASAVAEGSVAAAIASKAIFTEDARRPARGGPARRE; this is translated from the coding sequence ATGTCCCGCCGGCAGGCCGTCGCCCTGGCGGCGGGCTCGGCCGGCATGGTCCTGGGAGTCGGAGCCGTGGAGGCCCAGGAAAAGGCCCCGACGGCGAGGCCGATACGTCGGTTCGACGTGGTGGTCGTCGGAGGAGGGCCGGCCGGGCTGAGCGCCGCACTGGTGCTGGGGCGGGCCTGCCTGGAAGTGCTGGTCTGCGACTCGGGCAAGGGCCGCAATGCCCCGGCGGCCGGCGTCCACGGCTTCCTCACGCAGGACGGCACCCCGCCGGCCGAGTTGCGCCGGATCGGCCGGGAGCAGCTCCGGCCGTATGAGGTCGCCTTCCGCGAGGAGGCGGTCGTCGATGCCCGGAAGGCCGGGGGCGGCTTTGAGGTCACGCTCGCCGAGGGCGACGTCGTCGCCTGCCGCAAGCTGATCCTGGCCACTGGGCTGGTGGACGCGCTGCCCGAGATCCCCGGCCTGCGTGAGTTGTGGGGCGTCGGCGTGATCCACTGCCCTTACTGCCACGGCTGGGAGCACCGGGGCCAGCCCTGGGCCGTCCTCGCCCCGCCCGAGGAGGCCGTCGAGCTCACGACGCTGCTGCTCGGCTGGACCCACCAATTGACCCTGCTGACGGACGGCCCGTCCGCGCTCGTCCCCGAAGACAAAGCCTGGCTGGAGGAGCGCGCCGTCGAGGTGGTCGAGGGCCGGGTCGAGCGGCTGGAGGGGGACGGGGGACGGCTCCGGGCGATCCAGCTCGACGGGGGCCGTCGGCTGGAGCGGGAAGTTCTCTTCGTGCGGACCCGGCTCCGGCAGCCGTCCAACCTGGCCGAGCGGTTGGGGGGCGAGGTGGTCGCCGACGGTCCGAAAGCGGGCATGGTGCGGACCGACCCGTTCGGGGCGACCAGCGTGGAAGGCCTCTACGTCGTTGGGGACGCCTCCGACGCCGGCATGCCAAGCGTGGCCTCGGCGGTGGCCGAGGGCTCGGTAGCGGCAGCCATCGCCAGCAAGGCGATCTTCACCGAGGACGCCCGCCGGCCCGCAAGAGGCGGGCCGGCGCGCCGGGAATGA
- a CDS encoding antitoxin family protein: MKTIHAIYENGVFRPTTPVDLAEGSEVTIEAKSVVPASSGPGESDEENMAAVYEILSHSYETGETDLAARHDEHQP; encoded by the coding sequence CATCTATGAGAACGGCGTCTTTCGCCCGACCACACCAGTGGATCTGGCCGAAGGGAGCGAAGTCACCATTGAGGCCAAGAGCGTCGTACCTGCGTCCAGCGGACCGGGCGAATCCGATGAAGAGAATATGGCCGCCGTCTACGAGATCCTGTCCCATAGTTACGAGACGGGCGAGACCGACCTGGCGGCTCGGCACGACGAGCACCAGCCGTGA
- a CDS encoding helix-turn-helix domain-containing protein, protein MGEALDIVSLGQGDGRLADGMVVSRSSPLRPVVRGRHAHDFHQVTLFLSSPGHVEWQMGEGRAYSGRPTSGDMVLTPAFVPTLVRCDRPFEAVSVRYSTSLLDRVATRAGLDAGRLRPTAVRRDTFAGEVARKLADEAEAGGGPSLLAESLSTALAVHLLRQYADDGPLPPPSVAGLSDHELRRVTDLIEGRLDGDLSLSRLADVAGLSPYHFARRFRAATGTTPHQYVIRRRVERARALLLGGAGIAQTAARVGFSSQSHLHHHFRRLLGVTPGALVHRSRAGGRPQ, encoded by the coding sequence ATGGGCGAGGCTCTGGACATCGTTTCGCTGGGACAGGGCGACGGGCGGCTTGCCGACGGGATGGTCGTCAGCCGCTCGTCGCCCCTGAGGCCCGTCGTGCGCGGCCGGCACGCCCACGACTTCCATCAAGTCACCCTGTTCCTCTCCAGTCCCGGACACGTCGAGTGGCAGATGGGCGAGGGCCGCGCCTACTCGGGCCGACCGACGTCGGGCGACATGGTGTTGACGCCGGCCTTCGTCCCCACGCTGGTCCGCTGTGACCGGCCGTTCGAGGCGGTCTCGGTGCGCTACTCGACCAGCCTGCTCGATCGGGTCGCCACACGGGCGGGTCTGGACGCCGGCCGCCTCCGACCGACGGCGGTGCGGCGGGACACCTTCGCTGGGGAGGTCGCCCGCAAGCTCGCCGACGAGGCCGAGGCGGGCGGCGGGCCGTCGTTGCTTGCCGAATCCCTCAGCACCGCCCTGGCCGTCCACCTGCTGCGGCAATACGCCGACGATGGCCCGCTCCCGCCCCCGAGCGTGGCCGGCTTGTCCGACCACGAACTGCGGCGGGTGACGGACCTCATCGAGGGCCGCCTCGACGGCGACCTGTCGCTCAGCCGGCTCGCCGACGTCGCCGGCCTGAGCCCGTACCACTTCGCCCGCCGGTTCCGGGCCGCCACCGGGACGACGCCCCACCAGTACGTCATCCGCCGCCGGGTCGAGCGGGCGAGGGCACTCCTGCTCGGCGGCGCGGGCATCGCACAGACGGCGGCTCGGGTCGGCTTCTCCAGCCAGTCTCACCTGCACCACCACTTCCGGCGGCTTTTGGGCGTCACTCCCGGCGCGTTGGTCCACCGTTCGCGGGCTGGTGGGCGTCCACAGTGA
- a CDS encoding response regulator transcription factor, with protein MAGRVLVIEDDASLARSIVDGLSDEGFTVSHVADGDSARETLRAGEWDLVILDWWLPGPDGLEVLEGYRREGGNSPVLFLTARDAVSDRVRGLDGGADDYLCKPFAFDELIARARALIRRGRPAEVMTLSYRDVRVDLALQKAERAGHPLNPTAKELALLVFFLRHPDEILSRGRIYGHVWGEDYDFASNTLDVHIKELRRTLEAWGPRLIQTVRGRGYLLGDPPLPAEEHP; from the coding sequence GTGGCGGGTCGGGTTCTGGTGATCGAGGATGACGCGAGCCTCGCCCGATCGATCGTCGATGGGCTGTCGGACGAAGGCTTCACCGTTTCGCACGTCGCCGATGGCGACTCGGCCCGGGAGACGTTGCGGGCCGGCGAATGGGATCTCGTCATCCTCGACTGGTGGCTGCCCGGCCCGGACGGACTGGAAGTGCTGGAAGGTTACCGCCGCGAGGGGGGGAACTCACCCGTGCTCTTCCTCACGGCGCGCGACGCGGTGAGCGATCGGGTGCGCGGCCTGGACGGCGGCGCCGACGACTATCTGTGCAAGCCGTTCGCGTTCGACGAACTGATAGCCCGCGCTCGCGCCCTGATCCGTCGCGGACGCCCGGCCGAGGTGATGACGCTCTCCTATCGCGACGTGCGCGTGGATCTGGCGTTACAGAAAGCCGAAAGGGCCGGCCATCCTCTGAACCCGACAGCCAAGGAGCTGGCCCTGCTCGTCTTCTTTCTCCGCCATCCCGACGAGATCCTGTCGCGGGGGCGGATCTACGGGCACGTCTGGGGCGAGGACTACGATTTCGCCTCCAACACGCTCGACGTTCACATCAAAGAGCTGCGCCGCACCCTGGAGGCGTGGGGGCCCAGGTTGATCCAGACGGTTCGGGGCCGGGGGTATTTGCTCGGCGATCCTCCTCTTCCCGCGGAGGAGCATCCATGA
- a CDS encoding IS4 family transposase produces MRNELGRRQGLPFLKFLSRDLVEAACRRCNHCWRERLYTPWITLSIFLSQVLSDDHSCDDAVDRFQKFRFDQGLAAVAPETASYCEARRRLPEGLAWNLVRRTGRASHQRADDPWLFHGRAVKIPDGSTVTMPDTPENQAAHPQATSQEPGVGFPIARILVVFSLAVGTVLDAVLGPYQGKQTSELALLRQIMSVFHQSDVALADLFFCSYWVIAALQARGVDVVVRPDGVREAREGQSLSRASRHDVSMRLKTGS; encoded by the coding sequence TTGCGAAACGAACTTGGTCGGCGGCAGGGACTTCCCTTCCTCAAGTTCCTTTCTCGGGATCTCGTCGAGGCGGCTTGCCGGCGATGCAACCACTGCTGGCGGGAGCGTCTCTACACCCCTTGGATCACCTTGAGCATCTTCCTCTCCCAGGTCCTCTCCGACGACCACTCCTGCGACGACGCGGTCGATCGGTTCCAGAAGTTCCGCTTCGACCAGGGGCTCGCCGCCGTCGCTCCCGAGACCGCCAGCTACTGCGAGGCCCGGCGGCGGTTGCCCGAGGGGCTCGCCTGGAACCTGGTCCGCCGCACTGGGCGTGCGAGCCATCAGAGAGCCGACGATCCTTGGCTCTTTCACGGGCGGGCGGTGAAGATCCCCGACGGGTCCACCGTGACCATGCCGGACACGCCGGAGAACCAGGCGGCGCACCCACAGGCGACGTCCCAGGAGCCCGGCGTCGGGTTCCCGATCGCCCGCATCCTTGTGGTGTTCAGCCTGGCCGTGGGAACGGTGCTCGACGCCGTGTTGGGGCCGTACCAGGGCAAGCAGACCAGTGAACTGGCCCTGCTCCGTCAGATCATGTCCGTGTTCCACCAGAGCGACGTCGCCCTGGCCGACCTGTTCTTTTGCTCATACTGGGTGATCGCCGCCTTGCAGGCCCGCGGCGTCGACGTGGTGGTGCGTCCAGATGGCGTGCGAGAAGCTCGTGAAGGCCAGTCCTTGTCGCGCGCATCGCGTCATGACGTGTCGATGCGCCTCAAAACCGGCTCCTGA
- a CDS encoding class I SAM-dependent methyltransferase has translation MIRTAIVIVTLIGTAVLPQRSSAQQTARTGQGGPQNPLLQAFDTDHDGALSATEIDAAATKLRERDANQDGKLTADELPRGTGGRGGAGRGAGVTEVDGELSKPPLPLDDGEKRILAAIEQARGGERYANVSTADGRLLRQLAESLGAKRIVELGTSTGESGLWFSMALRKTGGKLHTHDLDPGRIAVARKNFKTAGVEDLVIITEGDAHQTAPRNKDPIDILFIDAEKEGYDAYLKELLPYVRPGGLIIAHNMKRPAPNPRYVEAITTRPDLDSSFVLMDGAGLGITLKKR, from the coding sequence ATGATTCGAACTGCGATCGTGATCGTCACCCTGATCGGGACCGCCGTCCTGCCCCAGCGAAGCTCGGCGCAGCAGACGGCGCGGACGGGCCAGGGAGGCCCGCAAAACCCACTTCTCCAGGCCTTCGACACCGATCACGACGGCGCGCTCTCGGCGACCGAGATCGATGCGGCGGCCACAAAGCTTCGAGAGCGCGACGCCAATCAGGATGGCAAGTTGACGGCCGACGAACTGCCTCGGGGGACGGGCGGCCGCGGCGGCGCCGGCCGTGGCGCGGGGGTCACGGAGGTCGACGGCGAATTGAGCAAGCCGCCGCTGCCTCTGGACGACGGCGAGAAGCGGATCCTCGCCGCGATCGAGCAGGCCCGCGGCGGTGAGCGGTACGCGAATGTCTCGACGGCCGACGGACGACTGCTCCGCCAACTCGCCGAATCGCTCGGGGCCAAACGGATCGTCGAGCTTGGCACATCGACCGGTGAGTCGGGGCTCTGGTTCTCGATGGCCTTGCGCAAGACCGGCGGCAAGCTCCACACCCACGACCTCGACCCCGGCCGGATCGCCGTCGCGCGTAAGAACTTCAAGACGGCGGGCGTCGAGGACCTCGTCATCATCACCGAAGGCGACGCCCACCAAACCGCGCCGCGGAACAAGGACCCGATCGACATCCTGTTCATCGACGCGGAGAAGGAGGGATACGACGCCTACCTCAAGGAACTCCTACCTTACGTCCGTCCCGGCGGACTGATCATCGCCCACAACATGAAGCGACCGGCGCCCAATCCGCGCTATGTCGAGGCGATCACCACCAGACCTGATCTGGATTCGTCGTTCGTGCTCATGGACGGCGCCGGGCTCGGGATCACCCTCAAGAAACGTTGA
- a CDS encoding type II toxin-antitoxin system VapC family toxin encodes MNPNTAFLDTAGLIAVWNADDQWHPLAKPVFAGLVRSKSSLLTTSLVLMECANTAARRPFRNDVILLRDRLKTARMLIDPTEDDLEQAWRAYARGEAGQAGIVDHVSFVVMRRLGLTQAFTNDAHFRAAGFVTLF; translated from the coding sequence GTGAATCCCAACACGGCCTTTCTCGACACGGCGGGACTGATCGCCGTTTGGAACGCGGACGATCAGTGGCATCCCCTCGCAAAGCCCGTGTTCGCTGGCCTGGTCCGCTCGAAGTCCAGCCTGTTGACGACGAGCCTGGTCTTGATGGAATGCGCCAACACCGCCGCGCGACGCCCGTTTCGCAACGACGTGATCCTCCTGCGGGACCGACTCAAGACGGCTCGGATGCTCATCGACCCGACCGAGGACGACCTTGAACAAGCCTGGCGCGCTTACGCTCGGGGCGAGGCCGGGCAAGCCGGGATCGTCGATCATGTCTCGTTCGTCGTGATGCGGCGTCTGGGTCTGACTCAAGCATTCACCAACGACGCCCATTTCCGAGCGGCCGGGTTCGTGACGTTGTTCTGA
- a CDS encoding ABC transporter permease → MATRGWPGLGPVFAYEWLTASRRWQCYGLRSLLVLLLLFGLSAVWLGNRDGAGELSVQQMAEVGRAFYAVTTLILLGLVGLAAPAATAGAICLDKARGNLTLLLATDLTDAEIVLGKLAPRLVQVLGLIACAAPVLGLSTLLGGVAPAMTTGAILVCLACAVFGCTLALTLSVWGRKTHEVLLATYAFGVSWLLAAPIWAVLVSNLPTWARSAWLPNYLALLPYNPVFLVLAPLNAPAALGPVGLATQARFCALGLLTSALLAVAATWRIRAVVIRQAGRVEAIRRAARRGPLYRLVRLLPSPSLDGNPVLWREWHRRRPSRWSVAVWGLFGVLSSGFSLWAIVDTLDGAGPGGRERAGVIGGVQVAAGLLLLSVSAATSLAEERQRGSLDVLLSTPLSTRSIVLGKWWAAFRGVPPLAMWPVLIAGALATHTGFPLAPALIGGLVLAYGAAITSLGLALATWLPRMGQAIGLTAGLYIIVLIGAVPVGMNFFGASPKAAGAGFAAASPFWGVGFSSAMFGGAAGPRHDIEEQSAWLVLWILAYGLVAFGLMLATLKTFNRCLGRIDDT, encoded by the coding sequence ATGGCGACGCGCGGATGGCCGGGACTAGGTCCGGTCTTCGCCTATGAATGGCTGACGGCCTCGCGGCGCTGGCAGTGCTATGGGCTGCGGTCGTTGCTGGTCCTACTGCTCTTGTTCGGCCTATCGGCCGTCTGGCTGGGGAACCGCGACGGTGCGGGGGAGTTGTCGGTCCAGCAGATGGCCGAGGTCGGACGGGCGTTCTACGCCGTGACGACGCTGATACTGCTCGGGCTGGTGGGCCTGGCGGCTCCGGCGGCGACGGCCGGGGCGATCTGCTTGGACAAGGCCCGGGGAAATTTGACCCTGCTGCTGGCGACCGACCTGACCGACGCCGAGATCGTACTAGGCAAGCTGGCGCCGCGACTGGTACAGGTGCTCGGCCTGATCGCCTGCGCCGCCCCGGTGTTGGGGCTGTCGACGCTCCTCGGCGGCGTCGCCCCGGCGATGACGACCGGTGCGATCCTGGTATGTCTGGCCTGCGCCGTCTTCGGCTGCACGCTGGCGCTGACGCTGTCCGTCTGGGGCCGGAAGACGCACGAGGTGCTGCTGGCGACCTACGCCTTCGGCGTCTCCTGGTTGCTGGCTGCCCCGATCTGGGCGGTCTTGGTCTCGAACCTGCCCACATGGGCCCGGTCGGCCTGGCTGCCGAACTACTTGGCCCTGCTGCCCTACAACCCCGTCTTCCTCGTGCTCGCCCCACTAAACGCCCCGGCGGCGCTCGGCCCAGTCGGGCTTGCGACGCAGGCCAGGTTCTGCGCCCTCGGGCTCCTGACCTCGGCGCTTCTGGCCGTCGCCGCGACTTGGCGGATCCGGGCCGTGGTCATCCGGCAGGCTGGCCGGGTGGAGGCGATACGTCGAGCGGCCCGCCGAGGCCCGCTCTACCGGCTCGTCCGTTTGCTGCCGTCTCCTTCGCTCGACGGCAACCCGGTGCTCTGGCGCGAGTGGCATCGGCGGCGGCCGTCGCGCTGGTCGGTCGCCGTATGGGGCCTCTTCGGCGTGCTCTCGAGTGGGTTCAGCCTCTGGGCGATCGTCGACACGCTCGACGGCGCCGGGCCAGGCGGCCGAGAGCGGGCCGGGGTGATCGGCGGCGTGCAGGTGGCCGCCGGGCTGCTGCTCCTGAGCGTCTCGGCCGCGACGAGCCTGGCCGAGGAGCGCCAGCGCGGCAGCCTCGACGTGCTGTTGTCGACTCCGCTGTCGACCCGGTCGATCGTCCTGGGCAAGTGGTGGGCCGCCTTCCGCGGCGTCCCGCCGCTGGCGATGTGGCCGGTGCTCATCGCCGGGGCCCTGGCGACGCACACCGGATTCCCCCTCGCCCCGGCGCTGATCGGCGGCTTGGTCCTCGCCTACGGCGCCGCGATCACGAGCCTCGGCCTGGCCCTGGCCACGTGGCTGCCTCGGATGGGCCAGGCCATCGGCCTGACCGCCGGGCTCTACATCATCGTGCTGATCGGGGCCGTCCCAGTTGGGATGAACTTCTTCGGCGCAAGCCCCAAAGCCGCCGGCGCCGGCTTCGCCGCGGCCAGCCCGTTCTGGGGCGTCGGCTTCTCCAGCGCCATGTTCGGCGGCGCGGCCGGGCCAAGGCATGACATCGAGGAGCAGTCCGCCTGGCTCGTCCTCTGGATCCTGGCATACGGCCTGGTCGCGTTCGGCTTGATGCTGGCTACGCTGAAGACGTTCAATCGCTGCCTCGGCCGGATCGACGATACTTAG